One genomic region from Knoellia sp. p5-6-4 encodes:
- the gyrB gene encoding DNA topoisomerase (ATP-hydrolyzing) subunit B: MSEAANTPMPRESGSESLSAAEAEQARAAAEAELAGAPQGSDYDASAITVLEGLEAVRKRPGMYIGSTGERGLHHLVWEIVDNSVDEALAGYADTIDVTLLADGGVRVSDNGRGIPTGLNEQYGVSTVELVLTQLHAGGKFGGGGYKVSGGLHGVGSSVVNALSTRLDAEVRQLGHAWRMSFDHGVPVAPLAKEEESDRSGTTITFWANPEIFETVTYDFETIRARFQQMAFLNKGLTINLTDERVAQDELGKDDIDLDNLEAEADEETVEVDSATAEAEGGVPKKQKVKKVTYRYDNGLVDYVTHLVGSKKSEPVHPEIISIESEDTERQLSLELAMQWTTAYSESVHTYANTINTHEGGTHEEGFRAAMTKLVNDFARKQNLLKDKDENLTGDDIREGLTAVVSVKLGEPQFEGQTKTKLGNSEVKGFVQRAMTDEFGHWLETHPNEGKDIVRKSVQAAAARMAARKAREATRRKGLLESGGLPGKLRDCQSKDPSLSEVFIVEGDSAGGSAVRGRNPSTQAILPIRGKILNVEKARIDKVLSNNEVQALISAFGTGIGEDFDLEKARYHKIVLMADADVDGLHIRTLLLTLLFRFMRPLIEAGYVYLAQPPLYRLKWSNHAHEFAYSDRERDAMVAAGQSQGWRLPKDAGIQRYKGLGEMDYQELWETTMDPDHRVLLQVTLDDAAAADEIFAILMGEDVESRRGFIQRNARDVRFLDI; the protein is encoded by the coding sequence GTGTCTGAGGCTGCCAACACGCCCATGCCCAGAGAGTCCGGTTCCGAGAGCCTGAGCGCCGCCGAGGCGGAGCAGGCCCGGGCTGCAGCGGAAGCAGAGCTCGCTGGAGCCCCCCAGGGGTCGGACTACGACGCCAGCGCCATCACCGTCCTCGAGGGCCTCGAGGCCGTGCGCAAGCGCCCGGGCATGTACATCGGCTCCACGGGCGAGCGCGGCCTGCACCACCTGGTGTGGGAGATCGTCGACAACTCGGTGGACGAGGCCCTGGCCGGCTACGCCGACACCATCGACGTGACGCTGCTGGCCGACGGTGGCGTGCGCGTCTCCGACAACGGGCGTGGCATCCCCACCGGCCTGAACGAGCAGTACGGCGTCTCCACCGTCGAGCTCGTGCTCACCCAGCTCCACGCCGGCGGCAAGTTCGGCGGCGGCGGCTACAAGGTCTCCGGCGGTCTGCACGGCGTGGGCTCCTCGGTGGTCAACGCGCTGTCGACGCGGCTCGACGCCGAGGTCCGCCAGCTCGGCCACGCCTGGCGCATGTCCTTCGACCACGGTGTGCCGGTCGCGCCGCTGGCCAAGGAGGAGGAGTCGGACCGCAGCGGGACGACGATCACCTTCTGGGCCAACCCCGAGATCTTCGAGACCGTCACCTACGACTTCGAGACGATCCGCGCCCGGTTCCAGCAGATGGCCTTCCTCAACAAGGGCCTGACGATCAACCTGACCGACGAACGCGTCGCGCAGGACGAGCTGGGCAAGGACGACATCGACCTCGACAACCTCGAGGCGGAGGCAGACGAGGAGACCGTCGAGGTCGACTCGGCCACCGCCGAGGCCGAGGGCGGCGTCCCCAAGAAGCAGAAGGTCAAGAAGGTCACCTACCGCTACGACAACGGTCTGGTCGACTACGTGACGCACCTGGTCGGCTCGAAGAAGTCCGAGCCGGTGCACCCCGAGATCATCTCGATCGAGTCCGAGGACACCGAGCGCCAGCTCTCCCTCGAGCTGGCCATGCAGTGGACGACCGCCTACTCCGAGTCGGTCCACACGTACGCCAACACCATCAACACCCACGAGGGCGGCACCCACGAGGAGGGCTTCCGCGCGGCGATGACCAAGCTGGTCAACGACTTCGCCCGCAAGCAGAACCTCCTCAAGGACAAGGACGAGAACCTCACCGGCGACGACATCCGCGAGGGCCTGACCGCCGTCGTGTCCGTCAAGCTCGGTGAGCCGCAGTTCGAGGGCCAGACCAAGACCAAGCTGGGCAACTCCGAGGTCAAGGGCTTTGTGCAGCGCGCCATGACCGACGAGTTCGGCCACTGGCTCGAGACCCACCCCAACGAGGGCAAGGACATCGTCCGCAAGTCGGTGCAGGCGGCGGCGGCCAGGATGGCGGCCCGCAAGGCCCGTGAGGCCACCCGGCGCAAGGGCCTGCTCGAGTCCGGCGGCCTGCCGGGCAAGCTGCGTGACTGCCAGAGCAAGGACCCGAGCCTGTCCGAGGTCTTCATCGTCGAGGGTGACTCGGCAGGCGGATCCGCCGTCCGCGGTCGCAACCCCAGCACCCAGGCGATCCTCCCGATCCGAGGCAAGATCCTCAACGTCGAGAAGGCCCGCATCGACAAGGTCCTCTCCAACAACGAGGTCCAGGCGCTGATCTCCGCGTTCGGCACCGGCATAGGCGAGGACTTCGACCTCGAGAAGGCGCGGTACCACAAGATCGTGCTCATGGCCGACGCCGACGTCGACGGCCTGCACATCCGCACCCTGCTGCTGACGCTGCTGTTCCGCTTCATGCGCCCGCTGATCGAGGCCGGCTACGTCTACCTCGCCCAGCCGCCGCTCTACCGCCTCAAGTGGAGCAACCACGCGCACGAGTTCGCCTACTCCGACCGTGAGCGCGACGCCATGGTCGCGGCCGGCCAGAGCCAGGGCTGGCGCCTGCCGAAGGACGCCGGCATCCAGCGCTACAAGGGTCTGGGCGAGATGGACTACCAGGAGCTGTGGGAGACCACCATGGACCCCGACCACCGGGTGCTGCTCCAGGTCACGCTCGACGACGCGGCGGCGGCCGACGAGATCTTCGCCATCCTCATGGGCGAGGACGTCGAGTCGCGGCGCGGCTTCATCCAGCGCAACGCCCGCGACGTGCGGTTCCTCGACATCTAG